A window of Flavobacterium flavigenum contains these coding sequences:
- a CDS encoding alpha/beta hydrolase produces MRLFDKTVLGMSFFLCFQIWSQDSVLVIPKDTSYNAANEFRKNKKRFPEIKIAKDILPAGVAEHRQLVYATLKKTPFGDRDLHADVFSPKKPGKYPALIMIHGGGWKSGDKALQIPMAQKLAAKGIVTICVEYQLSMEAKYPAAVYNIKSAVRWARANAEKYGIDPNKIAISGCSAGGQLAMLVGLTNGVVSKEGEHGNLGFSSEINAIVDIDGVVDFMAPSSLNLNRKPNSPDVEWLGGTFVEKPEVWKDASSIFWANEKSCPILFINSGYSRFHAGQDELIGMMNEWEIYTEVYKFDVKIHPFWLFEPWVDPTVNHIYNFLIKNLNK; encoded by the coding sequence ATGAGATTATTTGATAAAACTGTTTTAGGAATGTCTTTTTTTCTGTGCTTCCAGATTTGGTCTCAGGATAGTGTGCTTGTTATTCCAAAGGATACTTCCTATAATGCGGCCAATGAATTCAGGAAAAACAAAAAACGTTTTCCTGAAATAAAAATTGCCAAAGACATATTACCTGCCGGAGTTGCAGAACACAGACAGTTAGTTTATGCAACATTAAAAAAAACGCCATTTGGAGACAGGGATTTACATGCCGATGTTTTTTCTCCAAAAAAGCCAGGCAAATACCCCGCTTTGATTATGATTCATGGTGGTGGATGGAAATCGGGAGATAAAGCATTACAAATTCCGATGGCACAAAAATTAGCAGCCAAAGGCATTGTAACGATATGTGTAGAATACCAGCTTTCGATGGAAGCAAAATATCCTGCAGCAGTTTATAATATCAAATCAGCGGTAAGATGGGCTAGGGCAAATGCAGAAAAGTATGGGATTGATCCAAATAAAATTGCCATTTCTGGATGTTCAGCCGGGGGACAGCTGGCTATGCTCGTTGGACTTACAAACGGTGTAGTGTCTAAAGAAGGCGAGCATGGTAATTTAGGCTTTTCAAGTGAGATAAACGCTATCGTTGATATCGACGGAGTTGTCGATTTTATGGCACCTTCTTCTCTTAATTTAAACAGAAAACCAAATTCACCTGATGTAGAGTGGCTGGGAGGTACTTTCGTAGAAAAACCTGAAGTATGGAAAGACGCTTCCAGTATTTTTTGGGCAAATGAAAAGTCTTGTCCCATATTATTTATCAATAGCGGTTATTCCAGATTTCATGCAGGCCAGGATGAGCTAATCGGAATGATGAACGAATGGGAAATATACACCGAGGTCTATAAATTTGATGTAAAAATTCATCCTTTCTGGCTGTTTGAACCCTGGGTAGATCCTACTGTAAATCACATCTATAACTTTTTAATTAAAAATTTAAATAAATAA
- a CDS encoding rhamnogalacturonan acetylesterase, translated as MKSKFAISIFCVAASLMIMAFTTKKSNVTTIYLIGDSTMADYANNYEPGKDYMKTRYPVTGWGQVFQPFFVKDSLKNIKNLIKSDSVFVDDRARGGRSTRTFFQEGRWRSVYENLKKGDLVIMQFGHNDGAADKTERYVDVEGYKEFLRLFVSQTREKGATPIILTPVARNFPWKENVLNDVHGEYDKAPKDVAAEMKVPLIDLNKASREFFTKKGKDFVSENYFMNLPAGKYEAYPEGQKDNTHFQTKGGIEVARLVFEGMKQLNSNIKK; from the coding sequence ATGAAATCAAAATTTGCAATCTCTATTTTTTGTGTTGCTGCAAGCCTTATGATTATGGCTTTCACTACAAAGAAATCCAATGTAACAACGATTTATTTAATTGGTGATTCTACTATGGCTGATTATGCCAATAATTATGAACCGGGAAAAGATTATATGAAAACGAGATATCCGGTTACGGGCTGGGGACAGGTTTTTCAACCATTTTTTGTCAAGGATAGCTTGAAAAATATAAAGAATCTGATAAAATCAGATAGCGTTTTTGTTGATGACCGTGCAAGAGGAGGAAGAAGCACAAGAACTTTTTTTCAGGAAGGGCGCTGGAGATCGGTATATGAAAATCTTAAAAAAGGAGATCTTGTTATCATGCAGTTTGGTCATAATGACGGGGCAGCAGATAAAACAGAAAGATATGTAGATGTTGAAGGCTACAAAGAATTTTTAAGACTTTTTGTATCTCAGACGCGAGAAAAAGGAGCTACTCCAATTATCCTGACACCTGTAGCCAGAAATTTTCCGTGGAAAGAAAATGTTTTAAATGATGTTCACGGAGAATACGACAAAGCGCCAAAAGATGTTGCTGCTGAAATGAAAGTGCCTTTAATAGATTTGAACAAAGCCTCAAGAGAATTTTTTACCAAAAAAGGAAAAGATTTTGTATCTGAAAATTATTTTATGAATTTACCTGCAGGAAAATACGAAGCGTATCCCGAAGGTCAAAAAGACAATACCCATTTCCAAACCAAAGGAGGAATAGAAGTAGCGAGACTTGTCTTTGAAGGGATGAAGCAATTGAATTCTAATATTAAAAAATAA
- a CDS encoding pectinesterase family protein, which translates to MNKITVLKYILLCLIVSQSLFAQTSKPKKSKYNIVVAQDGSGNYKTVQEAFDAVPKLKSERTVIFVKNGTYKEVVTLETDKNNITLIGEDVEKVIITYDNYSSKINPVTNKGYGTSNSSTCFIIGTGFYAKNITFENASGPVGQALAINIQGDKAIFQNCKFLGFQDTMYGADGRQYFRDCYIEGSTDFIFGSSTTFFDNCTLHTKGGSAITAASTKEYVNFGYVFSNCKITGTGSHITTLGRPWRPYAAVVFINTEMSDAIKPAGWNNWGKVENEATARYSEYNSSGIGAYPNERVSWIKKLTANQAKLYKVKNVLKTTYSNPPFVDNWNPNKVIDLYK; encoded by the coding sequence ATGAATAAGATTACTGTTTTAAAATACATTCTGCTATGCCTGATTGTTTCTCAATCTCTTTTTGCACAAACCTCAAAACCTAAAAAAAGCAAATACAATATTGTCGTGGCACAAGATGGAAGCGGTAATTATAAAACGGTTCAGGAAGCATTTGACGCTGTTCCAAAATTAAAGTCAGAACGCACTGTAATTTTTGTAAAAAACGGAACCTATAAAGAAGTTGTAACTTTAGAAACCGATAAAAACAACATCACTTTGATTGGAGAAGATGTAGAGAAAGTGATTATCACTTACGATAATTATTCCAGCAAAATAAATCCGGTAACCAATAAAGGATATGGTACTAGCAACTCTTCGACCTGTTTTATAATCGGTACAGGATTTTATGCCAAAAACATAACTTTTGAAAATGCTTCAGGTCCGGTAGGTCAGGCATTAGCGATTAATATTCAAGGAGATAAAGCTATATTTCAGAACTGTAAATTTTTAGGTTTTCAGGATACTATGTATGGAGCAGATGGGCGCCAATATTTCAGGGATTGTTATATAGAAGGCTCGACAGATTTTATCTTTGGAAGTTCTACCACATTTTTTGATAATTGTACTTTACATACCAAAGGCGGCAGTGCAATTACGGCAGCTTCTACCAAAGAATATGTCAATTTTGGCTATGTATTCAGCAATTGTAAAATTACCGGAACCGGAAGCCACATCACTACGTTGGGAAGACCATGGAGACCTTATGCTGCTGTAGTTTTTATAAATACAGAAATGTCTGATGCCATAAAACCAGCAGGCTGGAATAACTGGGGTAAAGTAGAAAATGAAGCTACAGCCAGATATAGCGAATACAATTCTTCGGGAATTGGTGCTTATCCAAATGAAAGGGTAAGCTGGATTAAAAAATTAACAGCAAATCAGGCAAAGTTATATAAAGTAAAAAATGTTTTAAAAACAACGTATTCAAATCCTCCGTTTGTTGATAATTGGAATCCGAATAAAGTAATTGATTTATACAAATAG